GTTCCAGCAGCTTTGGTTGGTGCTCTTGGTGAGTTAAGGCAATTTAGCATTGGTTGGTTTAAAAAAAGgccaaaaccagcaaaaccaGATGTCCCAGAGGCCAGACAGGCAGGTGGAAGAGtctggggctgctctggcttTGCTCTGAGTTGCCACTTGAACCCCGCATGCCCAAAAGTGGGCATTGacccctgcctgtgccagccctgtgctcagcaTCACCTCCACCACTGCCACCAGGAACCTGCAGCCCAGTACTGGAAGCGTCAAGAAGGGACTTTGGGATATTTTAGGGGAGATTCAGGCTCCTGACAGCAGTGCAGGAGTGGGGAGAGGACAGAGGAGCCGTGGCAGCTCCCTCCATCCTGCTTCCCATCACAGTGACCGGTCAGCAGCTTGTGAGGTGGGAGCTCCCCTCGGGCAGTGACACGAGCAGATGGCCAAGGGTGCTGCAAACACCCTCCCACGTGGTTCCCGAGAGCACCGAGGGGAAACCCACTCCCCCAgcatcccagcagggctggacgCGCTGCCAGGACCCCTAGCTGCCCTTCCATCAGCACCCACATCCCTTGGCAGCCCCAAAGGGCTCTGCCCCAGGGAGTTCATTCCCCGTTTGGTTCTCGTTGCCCACATTCCGAGAGGAAAGGCCCTGGGTTTTCCCATCAGTGACCCCATGTCTGAGTGGGGACCCCCACAGCCCTTGCCCCACCTGGCCTGAGTGCCGGGAAAGGGGCAGGGAGATGAAAGGGAAGATGGGGCGGCACCAACCGGTGTGTCCCCACCCCCTGCCCCACCTCTTGGTCCCGCTGACTGCCTTCGAAGTCCATGACCCTCCAGGGCCAGTGACCTGGCAGGGCATTGGCCTTGCACCTGTACTGCTCCTCCCCACTGCCCTCCCAGCAGAGACCCgtgcccaggctgtcctgggcTGCCGTACCATCCCTTGAGCAGCCAAGGGGGAGCCGGGGAGAGATGAAAACACCGATTCCATTAATGCCCCAAGGGATCTCTGCAAAGGAAATATAAAAAGTTTTAGATGAAGTCCAAATGTCCAAGTCAGTCAGAGCAATGGCCGCATGCCGGGGGATGCTCTGGGTTGCTCCAGTCCTCCATAACTTGGGAGGATGCTGCAGATCCTCCGTGCTCATGTCTGATATTCATCCCTGTCCTCAGCCACCAGAGCCAGGGACTCCTCAGccgtggctgctgctgccaggaggagAACAGAACAAATCCATGAGTATCTCTGTGCGATGCCAGTGGCTGGTGACAGCCCCTGGAGTGGCTGGTCcccagctccacacatgcccaTGTCCTGCAAGATGCTGGTGCTCACACCACAGTGCTGATGGTGGACGACTCCTCCGATCGCCGCTGCTTGCTGGGCAGTGACTTGAGATATTCCAGGTGCCGCCGGGCGTCCTCCTGGTTCTGCCTCACGTAGTAAACCAGGTAGGAAATCACCATGGCGAACCAGCCGAACATGGTGACCAGCATGGCGATGTCTGTGGTCTTCTTGTACACGTTGCAGAAGTCTGTGTCGGCAATGACCTGCAGGAAAGCTTTGCCCACGTGCTCCTCCTGCGTGGAGGAGTCGCACACGATGCCCCCCGAGGAGTCAGCCGCCAGCTCCACGGCACGGATCAGCTCCTGCAGCCGACAGTCACACAGCCATGGGTTGTTGGACAGGTTCACCTTGGCTTTCAGGTTGCTAAAGGCGTCTTTGCTGACCGATACCAGCCTGTTGGAAGACAAGTCCAGAGAGTGCAGGTGCTCTGCCAGGCCCTGGAAAGCCCCAGTTTCAATTCTGGCGATGGCATTGTGGGACAgatccagctccagcaggagcGGCAGGTCCCGGAAGGCATCGCGAGGCAGGAAGGGGATTTGGTTGAAGTCCAGGTAGAGCTTGTTGGTGTCATTGGGGATGTCCCTGGGGACCTCGGTCAGTTGAGCGTTGCTGCAGCGAAAGGTCTTCAGCCCCTCCTCTTCTGAGGGGTAGCAGCCCTTagggaaggcagcagctgggTGGAGGCAGGAgcccaggaggaggaggaggaagacgCTCTGCAGGAGCAGTCCCATGGTGATGG
This genomic window from Anomalospiza imberbis isolate Cuckoo-Finch-1a 21T00152 chromosome 22, ASM3175350v1, whole genome shotgun sequence contains:
- the LRRC3C gene encoding leucine-rich repeat-containing protein 3C yields the protein MTAAQGLLLRPITMGLLLQSVFLLLLLGSCLHPAAAFPKGCYPSEEEGLKTFRCSNAQLTEVPRDIPNDTNKLYLDFNQIPFLPRDAFRDLPLLLELDLSHNAIARIETGAFQGLAEHLHSLDLSSNRLVSVSKDAFSNLKAKVNLSNNPWLCDCRLQELIRAVELAADSSGGIVCDSSTQEEHVGKAFLQVIADTDFCNVYKKTTDIAMLVTMFGWFAMVISYLVYYVRQNQEDARRHLEYLKSLPSKQRRSEESSTISTVV